The stretch of DNA CATGCCATGACTGCGGGACATGAAGAACAGAAGTTCGTCTTCAGCGCGAATCCTGAGTTTGATCAGCTGCGGATAGATACGGCAAACAACAATAAACCGGTCGAAGTAAAGGGGATAATCACAGGATTTGACGGTCCCTATCCGATCGTATCGGTTCGTAAATACGAGGTAGGCTATCATCTCAAGACGAAGGCATCTGAAGCGGAAACAGCGGGGCGACCGACTTACGACTATCTTGAGAAATAAAGGAACAATCCCTAATTGGGATTTCTGTCTATGACTGGTAACCGCCTGTATTGAAAAGCACAACGCGTTCGGAGTCTTCAATCATTCCGTTCGTGACGAGTTGTTCGAGTGCCGCGACAGTTGCAGCGCCTTCGGGACAGGTCAAAAGTCCTTCGGTTGCAGGGAGCAGTTGCATTGCCTCACGGATAGCATCGTCTGTGACGGCAATCGCTGCACCGTTGCTTTCACGAATCGCCTCTAAAATGAGGAAATCGCCGATTGCTTGTGGGACCCGCAATCCGCTTGCAACGGTATACGCGTCACGCCACGGAGTTGCCTCCGTAGCCCCTTCTTCCCATGCCTTCACAATCGGGGCGCATCCTGTTGATTGGACAGAGATGAACCGCGGTCTTTTCTTCCCGATCCAACCGATCGCTTCTAATTCTGCGAAGCCTTTCCACATCCCGACAATACCTGTCCCACCGCCGGTAGGATAGATGATAACATCGGGTAATTCCCATCCACATTGCTCGGCGAGCTCAAACCCCATCGTTTTTTTGCCCTCCACGCGGTAGGGTTCCTTGAGCGTTGAGACATCAAACCAGCCTTCCTCTTCCTTCCGTTCTGCGACAATTCTACCTGCGTCGTTAATTAAACCGTCAATCAGTGTGACGTTCGCACCAGCGAGTTGGCACGTCTCTTTATTGAAGGGAGGTGTATCCTGTGGCATAAAGATGTGTGCGGATATACCTGCGGCAGCGGCGTAAACGGAGAGGGCAGTCGCAGCGTTGCCAGCGGACGGGATCGCCAATTGCGTTAATCCGAGTGCCTTTGCCTTAGAGACTGCCATTGCCAAACCGCGCGCCTTGAAGCTTCCGGTGGGCAATCGGGATTCGTCTTTCACCCACACGTCTGTGAGTCCAAACGTTGCTCCCAACCGCTTTGTATGGATGAGGGGGGTCATCGTTTCCCCAAGCGTTACGATGTCTGCAGGATTAGATATGGGTAG from Candidatus Poribacteria bacterium encodes:
- a CDS encoding threonine synthase — encoded protein: MKTQTHLTEPQGKLEILECSKCNKTYDPQVPQNVCPTCGKPLLARYALQQVAETWTRDTLQSRPASLWRYLELLPISNPADIVTLGETMTPLIHTKRLGATFGLTDVWVKDESRLPTGSFKARGLAMAVSKAKALGLTQLAIPSAGNAATALSVYAAAAGISAHIFMPQDTPPFNKETCQLAGANVTLIDGLINDAGRIVAERKEEEGWFDVSTLKEPYRVEGKKTMGFELAEQCGWELPDVIIYPTGGGTGIVGMWKGFAELEAIGWIGKKRPRFISVQSTGCAPIVKAWEEGATEATPWRDAYTVASGLRVPQAIGDFLILEAIRESNGAAIAVTDDAIREAMQLLPATEGLLTCPEGAATVAALEQLVTNGMIEDSERVVLFNTGGYQS